The Syntrophaceae bacterium genome contains a region encoding:
- a CDS encoding NADP oxidoreductase: MAKIKIATDWLAGCAGCHMSFLDIDERIVQLLDAVEFTSSPVTDLKHPPKEGVDIGILEGAISNTHNVEVAKQMRERARFLIAVGDCATFGGVVAMRNLCGTDAALRRAYLETESVCGGVIPDSQELGKPLEMVTGVDSVVKVDLFIPGCPPRADAFFYALSELLAGRTPVVLPPELFLYD, encoded by the coding sequence ATGGCCAAAATCAAGATTGCCACAGACTGGCTTGCCGGCTGCGCCGGTTGCCACATGTCCTTCCTGGATATCGATGAACGCATCGTGCAGCTGCTCGATGCGGTGGAATTCACATCGAGCCCCGTCACCGACCTGAAACACCCCCCGAAGGAAGGCGTGGACATCGGCATCCTGGAAGGGGCGATCAGCAACACCCACAACGTCGAAGTTGCCAAACAAATGAGGGAGCGGGCCAGGTTCCTGATCGCCGTCGGCGACTGCGCAACCTTCGGCGGGGTCGTCGCCATGCGGAACCTCTGCGGAACCGATGCGGCGCTGCGGCGTGCGTACCTCGAGACGGAAAGCGTGTGCGGCGGCGTGATTCCCGATTCCCAGGAGCTGGGGAAACCTCTGGAAATGGTGACCGGGGTGGACAGCGTAGTCAAGGTGGACCTTTTCATTCCGGGCTGCCCGCCCCGGGCCGACGCCTTCTTCTATGCCCTGTCGGAACTGCTCGCGGGACGGACTCCCGTGGTTCTTCCACCCGAACTTTTCCTGT